One part of the Candidatus Margulisiibacteriota bacterium genome encodes these proteins:
- a CDS encoding DUF1573 domain-containing protein, giving the protein MKNNADKRLYYLLAVGVVVVVVGIIAGLAGEGDNNGGGSIDGKTAQLNFDEKRFDFGRVSMADGKISHRFKFKNEGEGDLTIDDLFTSCMCTNAALIINGKKGPSYGMPMAGQAGIPFWNEQLKPGEEAELEVTFDPNAHGPDGTGPITRAITLVSNDSGINKSKTDLIITAKVIK; this is encoded by the coding sequence ATGAAAAATAATGCGGACAAAAGATTATATTATTTGCTTGCCGTTGGCGTTGTCGTTGTCGTCGTCGGCATAATCGCCGGCTTGGCCGGCGAGGGCGATAACAACGGCGGCGGTTCGATTGATGGAAAAACTGCGCAATTAAACTTCGACGAAAAGCGATTTGATTTCGGCCGGGTTTCCATGGCGGACGGAAAGATCAGCCATCGCTTTAAATTCAAAAATGAGGGCGAGGGCGACCTGACGATCGATGATCTCTTCACCTCTTGCATGTGCACTAACGCCGCTTTAATCATTAACGGCAAAAAAGGTCCAAGCTACGGTATGCCCATGGCCGGCCAAGCCGGCATTCCTTTCTGGAACGAACAGCTAAAGCCCGGAGAAGAAGCTGAATTGGAAGTAACCTTTGATCCGAATGCGCACGGTCCTGACGGAACCGGGCCGATCACTCGCGCCATCACCCTTGTCAGTAATGATAGTGGAATAAATAAAAGCAAAACCGACCTGATTATTACCGCGAAGGTGATTAAATAA
- a CDS encoding DUF1573 domain-containing protein: MIFYGYRGAASRYFINREKTSGQAAKPAATEKKIGENVNGPSIKVSPAFYDLGIVIYGEVTKHKFIVENLGTEPLKILKLSTSCGCTKAFIDEDKKILAPKASAEMLVTFDPAVHKDDSDLGELTRVVYINSNDPVRPEVEIELKANVIKKSK; this comes from the coding sequence TTGATCTTTTATGGTTATAGAGGTGCGGCAAGCCGGTATTTTATTAATCGAGAAAAAACAAGCGGCCAAGCGGCCAAGCCGGCGGCGACGGAGAAAAAAATCGGCGAAAACGTTAACGGCCCATCAATCAAAGTCAGCCCGGCGTTTTATGATCTGGGCATAGTAATCTACGGAGAGGTAACCAAGCATAAATTCATTGTTGAAAATCTGGGCACCGAACCGCTTAAAATCCTAAAACTCTCAACCTCTTGCGGCTGCACCAAAGCCTTTATTGATGAAGATAAAAAAATCCTCGCCCCGAAGGCAAGCGCGGAAATGCTGGTAACTTTTGATCCGGCGGTGCACAAGGATGATTCTGATTTAGGCGAGTTAACCCGGGTCGTATATATCAACTCCAACGACCCCGTACGGCCGGAGGTGGAAATAGAGCTCAAGGCCAACGTAATTAAAAAATCAAAATAA